The following proteins are co-located in the Silene latifolia isolate original U9 population chromosome 1, ASM4854445v1, whole genome shotgun sequence genome:
- the LOC141646866 gene encoding uncharacterized protein LOC141646866, giving the protein MELQITSTKISKLAKYVRNVEIAVRVVCLWKRENHRNKGEIYGIEMILVDAEGDTIQASIGKSMLYKFKSRVTEGRTYRLGKFTVADNVGYMTGTKNPLRIWFEYSTFAIETNDEHIPKYGFQFTSFADIIHENVKLDFYLDIIGEFEASHPIAVSEKGNEWTHIDLIDKENNRLPFYVFGDYVQQVKKIIADYAGAMERPVLAVQCVSRAEWKGNY; this is encoded by the exons ATGGAACTCCAAATTACCTCAACCAAAATCTCGAAACTGGCCAAGTATGTTCGCAATGTGGAGATCGCTGTTCGTGTTGTTTGCTTATGGAAACGTGAGAATCATAGGAACAAGGGAGAGATCTATGGCATTGAGATGATATTGGTTGACGCAGAG GGTGATACCATTCAAGCAAGTATAGGCAAGTCAATGTTGTACAAGTTCAAAAGCAGAGTCACTGAAGGTCGTACCTATAGGCTGGGCAAGTTCACTGTTGCGGATAACGTTGGCTACATGACTGGCACCAAAAACCCATTGAGGATTTGGTTCGAGTATTCAACTTTTGCCATTGAGACAAATGATGAACACATTCCGAAGTATGGTTTTCAATTCACAAGCTTTGCTGACATTATTCATGAAAATGTTAAGCTAGATTTCTACTTAG ATATCATTGGAGAATTTGAGGCCTCACACCCGATTGCTGTATCGGAGAAAGGGAATGAGTGGACTCATATTGACTTAATCGACAAAGA AAATAACAGACTACCATTTTATGTATTTGGCGACTATGTCCAACAAGTGAAGAAGATAATTGCTGACTACGCTGGTGCAATGGAAAGACCAGTGCTCGCAGTACAATGTGTTAGTCGTGCAGAATGGAAAGGTAATTACTAA